The following are from one region of the Camelus dromedarius isolate mCamDro1 chromosome 16, mCamDro1.pat, whole genome shotgun sequence genome:
- the IGFBP4 gene encoding insulin-like growth factor-binding protein 4 has product MLPLCLVAALLLAAGPGPSLGDEAIHCPPCSEEKLARCRPPVGCEELVREPGCGCCATCALGKGMPCGVYTPRCGSGLRCYPPRGVEKPLHTLMHGQGLCMELAEIEAIQESLQPSDKDEGDHPNNSFSPCSAHDRRCLQKHFAKIRDRSTSGGKMKVIGVPREEARPVPQGSCQSELHRALERLAASQSRTHEDLYIIPIPNCDRNGNFHPKQCHPALDGQRGKCWCVDRKTGVKLPGGLEPKGELDCHQLADSFRE; this is encoded by the exons ATGCTGCCCCTCTGCCTCGTGGCCGCGCTGCTGCTGGCCGCCGGGCCCGGGCCGAGCCTGGGCGACGAAGCCATCCACTGCCCGCCCTGCTCCGAGGAGAAGCTGGCGCGCTGCCGCCCCCCCGTGGGCTGCGAGGAGCTGGTGCGAGAGCCGGGCTGCGGCTGTTGCGCCACTTGCGCCCTGGGCAAGGGGATGCCCTGCGGGGTGTACACTCCCCGCTGCGGCTCCGGCCTGCGCTGCTATCCGCCCCGGGGTGTGGAGAAGCCCCTGCACACGCTGATGCACGGGCAAGGCTTGTGCATGGAGCTGGCAGAGATCGAAGCCATCCAGGAAAGCCTGCAGCCTTCTG ACAAGGACGAGGGTGACCACCCCAACAACAGCTTCAGCCCCTGCAGTGCCCATGACCGCAGGTGCCTGCAGAAACACTTCGCCAAAATTCGAGACCGGAGCACCAGCGGGGGCAAGATGAAGGTCATCGGGGTGCCTCGGGAGGAAGCCCGGCCGGTG CCCCAGGGCTCCTGCCAGAGTGAGCTGCACCGGGCGCTGGAGCGGCTGGCCGCCTCCCAGAGCCGCACCCACGAGGACCTCTACATCATCCCCATCCCCAACTGCGACCGCAATGGCAACTTCCACCCCAAGCAG TGCCACCCAGCCCTGGATGGGCAGCGCGGCAAATGCTGGTGTGTGGACCGGAAGACGGGAGTGAAGCTTCCGGGGGGCCTGGAGCCAAAGGGGGAGCTGGACTGCCACCAGCTGGCTGACAGCTTCCGCGAGTGA